From Oenanthe melanoleuca isolate GR-GAL-2019-014 chromosome 4, OMel1.0, whole genome shotgun sequence:
ttacctgctgctcctgccttgtgTTGTTTAGTAATGATCACTCACATAGAAGTTGACCTCTGGTGATCCATACGTAGACATCAAGTCCTCAAATACAAGTTTGTGGTAGCATTTCTGGATTTGCTAAGATAGTACAAAATGAGTATTTTCTTATTGCCCCTTCTCAAGTGACTTTTCTTGAAATCCATTAAGTTTTCTGAGGTTAGTGAGTGGAAGGGATAGCTTATATTTGAGGGTGGatggcaggcaggagagggagagatAAGGCTGTTTTCCCAAGCTTTATGGCACACATATTCATGGAATAACAAAGCACAAGTAAAGTATAAAAATTCCCTGTGTAGTTATTCATGTATTTTTCAAGTGGGCCAACTGTGATAGCTTCAGAGATGAAGAGTTATTTATATTCTAGCGTGGTCTTGTTTTGAATAATAAATTCCCTTGAAAATAGCCTTAATAGTGTTTTGGTTAGAGGGCTATAAATTAATGCTGCATGTCTCATTCACAGTCCTTTTCTAGAAGCATACAGAATCTATATGTATAGAATCTATACATAGTCAATTATTATAATTGACACAGTAATGGGACAGCTGAATGgttggtctttttttctttaatatagCCTTCACAGAGCAGAGACAACACGATAGATGATGAGGCCATTGCTAGGCAACTGCAGCTTGAAGAAGATTCAGAGGTAAAAGCTCTACAAATTTTATGCTTTATATCAAGAGCAGTTTGTTTAACTTAAAATTGTTTAACCTTAAGAAATTAAGATGGGTTTTCCAGGTATGCTATAACTAAGTGTAATAAAGTTCATCAGTGTGTGCAAGCCTGGTCACACAGTTATTTTTATAGGCATTATTTCAGCTATGTAAATAGAGTGTATCATTTAATCAATTTTCTCTCTATGCAGGCTTTATCTatctgtgctgctgatgtgcTTCTAATACTCCTGCCTTTCACACAGAATTCACTTTCTGCCTCCTCATCTTTTGGTAGTGTTTTGATGGtgttatgttttttttcattctctggAGTGAAAAAGTTGTTGCCATCCATGATCTGTTTTGCTTGTCTTCTGAATTTTCTTATAgttgaaaaaaatgtgaatgaCCCTTACATGTCTTAGTAGTGATTCAAATAGGAAAGTTTGATATGAAGGGAAGGCACACTTACACGTACTTACTTGCTTTTGGGAAAATTTGATTTCCCATATATATTTGTAATATTGAATATTGTTTGAAATAACTAGATTGTACAGTCAGATCTGCACCTCTGAAGGTAAGGAAGAGAGTAAATGAATCCAGCTTCACTCTACTAGAAAGTTAACCTGTGAGGAGAAATAAGATGACGTCTTTCATTTGAACTGATCTTATCCATAAGTCAGAGTTTGTGTGCATCAAAGTACTTTCTATCAGGTGTATCTCTGCCTCAGTCTGCTTTGCATTTGGTGGTCACTgccctttccctttctcactGAACACAGGGAAGGTAGATTTCAGTGTTATGGACACATACAAACATGGCTGTGGCATACTGGTTTCATAAAGTCATCTATTGGGATCTTAGAGCATGGCATGTTGGATTGAAGTTATGAAAGTAATTTTGTTCTGTTGTTGAAACAATGGTCaatatttatttgcaataaTGGACACTATTCGTGAATAGAAATGGTTTTCCCCAAGGCACCATATTGGACAGGAAAGGTAACTGAAGGATCAGTTATCACTGGAGATGCCAGGTTTATGTTGTTAAgtggaataaaaatgaaaccatGCTGactttggtgggtttttttacaaCTAATTAGTAACTTTCACAGATGTCGTGCACTATttgtttttactgatttttctaTCAGAGTAAATCAGTTGTATGAGTATGAATAAAAGAAAGTTGAAGGGTATTTTGTTCCCTACAGTAAATAGAACTGACACTAAGAGCAGGGCTAGGGACAGTTGTTAAATTCtccaaaacagaattttttttatatatatatctaatgTTGCTAGTAGTAATTAAGAATGGAACATTCATTCTGGAGAcatcataattttaaaaggcataGTTGCTACTTATCTTTTGGGACTGATTCTGATAAAGCTAACAGGTTGCATCTTGTTGCAAGCTGTTTGTTATGAGGTGCTGCCTTCAAAGTTTGATTACCTTAAAGAAAAGGGTACACAACAATAAGAAATATGAACAAAAAACTCATTTGAAAACAGCTTATACAGGCCTAATAATGTTTCTAGTGCAACAAATCCATTTTTCTCACTAGATTTAACTAGTCTTGCTTTCTGGGGGAAACAAGTAATTCTTCAGTGCCATTTCCAGAAATTTATTTGACTCTGGTAGGACACCCTTTTTTCTAGCTATGTGCTTGGttagagttttttaaaaaatatactaGAGTTAGAACTTGTTTGGTATTAgcctaaaaaatatttttaaaattttttctttcagctggaGAGACAGCTGCATGAAGATGAAGAATTTGCTAGAACTCTGGCCATGTTGGATGAAAcaccacagaagaaaaaggttgAATTCTTTTTAAACTTAAGCTTTTAGGAATTGCACTGCTGGGAGTATTCTTATTTAGACACCTTTGTTTTGAGACTTCCATACAAATGGAttaaaaagagcaggaaagtgTTTTCATGGAAATAGCATACTCACTTTTTATACTTCCCTCCTGGCTTTTCCTTGCTCAGTAAAGGGTGTCCTGCCTAATCAGACAGTATGTGCTGGATGCCTCTGTTGGGATGTTTTAAGTTCTAGTCACAATTAAGTGAAGTGTGTTGCTGTGTCTCAGTGGTAGCTTGGGACACACATCCCTGACTTTGGCATTGTGTGTTTACTTAGGCTCGGAAATATACAGAAGAGCAAACAGCACTGAGCCTCAACAGCAGCCCTAACACAACAGCAGGATATAAGCACTCAGAAAGAGGTAGGACACAGAAACTGAAAAGCATTGCACTAATTTATAATGTTGAGATACATTTTTATACATGAGCTcttctccctctgcctccttttAAGTGAAAGCAGCAGACTCAACTGGTGCAGCCAAGAATTACTCTGCAAAGCCACAAGAAAAATGTGAGCAGTTGAAAGATTCTCGTGTATCCCCACAATCATCTGATGGTAAAAAAGAAGAGATTGCTGAAAAGGAAAGAGGTGCTCACAATTCACTAtcaagaggaaaagcagcttcagggaaagaggagaagaCAACACCAAAGAAGGAGAAAGTTTCTCCCAAGAAGACTGAGGTAGGAGttgtcaaaattaatttagatgTCTTGGTGGAATTTGCAGGAAAatagttttcatttattttcgGTGTTACTGTTGTAACTTGGTACTTTGAATCTCCTGGGCAGCTTTTAAGGATTCTGGTAAGACTGTAAGTTCCTTCCTTACAGCAGTTGTAAAACCATGTGGAAAAAATTATCTGGCAAAGTGTAAATTGAACTGGTGAAGGACCTGAGGTTCTCTGATGGCCATTAAGGTGTGCAGGTACACTGCGAAATCAGTTCTGTGCTTTCTCTTGTTTAACTTCTGTGGAAAACAGAGTGCAGGATTCTGATGCTTGCTTAGTGAGTGAAGACTTACTGATATGGTGACCTTGAGGATCTGTTCTGTGGTTAGAACGATAGGTGGCATTGTTTAGagatttctatttctctctccTAGTctcctatttttatttattgttgaTACACCATTAGGAGTagaatttagaaatttttaTCTGATTCAGTGACTGTATTTGTTGAACACTGGCAGTTATTGGCAACTTTTTAATCATACAGTACAAAATACCCAATTTTGACAATTAAATAACAGCTATAATTAGAAGGGAGAGTCTGCACCTCCTTTTGAGGTGAGTTTTTAACAGTTGTTTACTGATTAAGAAGCTTAAGTGTCTCTTAAAGCCTACTTCATAGGGTTTCTACTTTTATGTAAATGTAGATCACAAATGAAATAGGATGTGAATTTAAAGTGACAATTTATTAGTTAAGTGAGCATGTACACGTGCAATAGACGAATCTACAGAAGCCTGACAATAAACTATgggtatatatttttttaaactctcacatttttaaaatatttttaaaggaacaagaaaaaacacttcaacACAAGCAccaaaagcagagcaggctTCAGTATTGCATGCTAAtagattaaaaacaaatattagaacttgtttttcctttggtgCATTGAAATGTCTTAAACTGTGAAgcttgtgtttattttgctgtttttatatATGTACTATAcgtattatttttttccctctcctgacCCAGTCAATAAGTCCTGAGGACTCTGAAAAGAAGCGAAACAATTACCAAGCTTACCGAAGCTTCCTTAATCGTGAGGGTCCAAAAGCACTGGGTTCCAAAGAGATACCTCAGGTAAGTTTGGCTACTATACTATATAAGGATTCTGTATATGGAGTGTTTGGTGGACCTACTGCTGTAAGTGATTTAATAAATAGCAACTTAACTGTTTAAAgactggtatttttttcccagtaggAAGAATCTATTAGAAAAACCTAAATTGTAATGCCAAGCAGTGACTAAATGTAAGGAAGTGTACTAAAGAAATTTGTACTCAGAACTTGGTTTAGGAAGTCATGATGATCAAAAATAGTTACTAGTCTTAAAGCTGAAGATTGCTGTCACTCATTGACTGACATGCTGTGCTTGAAACACAGAGTGCTACAAGTATGGTCAGGTAAACAAAGTGTGAAGTTTTGTTGGTAGCTATTCCCATTTGAACTTTCAGAACTATTGCCTAGCCAGGTATGATAATCTTATTTGTAAAGTTTCATAGGGTACTTGACATGGTAGAGGGTTAAAATAGCTGATGGTTAAGAGTTATTTGATAGAATTGTGTCAGTAATGGCATTTCCTGCAATGCTGTGGTTCTCAGGGAGCTGAAAATTGCTTGGAAGGCCTGACATTTGTGATTACTGGTGTTCTGGAGTGTATTGAGAGAGATGAGGCCAAGTCTCTGATTGAACGTTATGGAGGAAAAGTAACTGGCAATGTTAGCAGGAAGACAAATTACCTGGTGATGGGGCGGGACTGCGGCCAGTCCAAATGTGAGAAGGTGAGTGTGTTCCTGTGCCTGGCAAAGGCAAAGTGAAACTGAATTGTTCCTCTCTTAACTGGTCATTTCCAGTATCCCTGCCAGATGAAGGCAGTACTAACaataaagtgcatttttaaaatgaaaagttgcCAAGTGGTTTAtggctttctttgtttttacttCTGTGCATATGTacaacacacacatacacacacagatatatatatatatatatatgttgcATCCTTCTTGTTGTGTTCCTAGTCACTGTTTTTACTGGAAAAcactttgaaattaattatgtAAATCCTAATGTAACGTGActtcacatttaattttttcttttactgtagGCATCAACTTTAGGTACAAAAGTTATTGATGAGGATGGTCTGTTTGATCTTATTCGAACTATGCCAGGCAAAAAGTCCAAATATGAGCTGGCAGCTGAAACAGAGGTATGTCTATAATAAACTTAGGGGAATTAAGGtgtgtttttttgctttggtttgtttttaattgaaagaaGTTTGTCTTCTCTTCCAGTAATAGTAACACAACAATCATCAGTTTGACCTTCtaagttaaaaatgaaaattttttgtttgtgcttaAGACAAATGACTCTACTTGGGAGCTAATGGTTATTTTCCCACTCTGACATTATTCTGCATTTTAGGTACCCGACAGAGCAGGTAATTGCATCTCCTTAGAGGGTAAAGGTTTGAACCAAGGAGTATTAATTCTCTGGAATAGGTAATTGTGACTGATCCCACATAGTACCCAGATGGGCCCAGGAATATGTGTgttgtatatgtgtatgtgtaaaCTATGTGTTTACATAACAGATCTTGCCTTTACGTGGTGCTTGAACTAAGAATATTAAAGGTAATTTTTTCAGGCAATACCAAAAAAGAAGTAACAAGTTTTTTGTGCACATTTAAATTTAGGTTGTGGTGGCTGATAGAATGTTACTAAAATCTGTTATCTCTAATATGGTGCATTCAGTACAGACATGACTTACTTATGCAAAGATACCATTAGTGTCCCAGGGAAAAAGCAACTCTAAGCTTATTAGCTGATCACTTTCACTCCCTTTGAATTGCTTTGGGTTGAACAACTTCTGCAGGTGTTGTTTTGCAAGAGTCTCAAGGGTGTCTGACCCATTTGTTCCAACCTAACAGTCATCAATTTAGCATTGTAGGATGCATCAGGCTTTGTGAATAAGCTTTTGAAATGACCAGAACCCTTCCTGCCTCTTTTCTGTGGCTTGTACTGAAGAACCTGGTGACAATTATGTTTAGCTGTGCTTTATTTCTCAGAGAGTATTTCTGTATCTGTCCTTGAAGTCTTTTTAATCAATATATAAGCTTTGTCACTTTCTAAGCACTCCTGtaattgtttaaataaatatactatttattgtattttttaaattttcttttaattttttttattttcctaaggCAAAGAAAGCAGAGTCAAACCCCAAAAGGACACCACAGAAAGCTGAAgctggaaaaaggaattttagcCCCTACAAAAGGGAagctaataataaaaaatacaaatctaCTCCTGAAAAGGGAGATACCATCAGATCTGTCAAGAAAGAAACCACGGCTGTTCGAAAACTTACGGACTTTAAACGTCAGActgcagaggagagagaagccCCAAAACCTAAGGGGAGCTCAGTTTCTGAGGTTGATGAAGATGGCACAGAGAAATTGCTATGGGTAGATAAATACAAGCCTGTGTCTCTTAAGGCAATTATTGGACAGCAGGGTGAGCAAAGCTGTGCCAACAAACTGCTCCGATGGCTCAGGAATTGGCACAAGAACACCTTGGAAGATGGACAAGGTGACTGGCCTTctatattttctctgtgttctttaTGCTAATTTTGCTTCTTGGTTCCCTGGACCAGAGAGGGCCTGAGTGGTAGCAGAGCAACTCTAGGAATCAGGAACAAGGCTGCAGTCAGATGTGTTTTTAGCAGCAATCAAGCCTGAAGTTTTTTTTGCAATGGAGTTCTTAATTTACTGCCCACCacaaaaaagagcagaaaaatgtgtCTCAAAAGAGTTTTTTCCCCAACTCttagatttcatttttacaaataACTCAAAATACCCTAGCTGTGATGTATCTAAAAATGGCCTTGTGTTGAGCCTGGGGATTTCTTCCTCAGTAAGAGGAAATAGGTTAGGCGCTGCCAACAGTGAAGATACAGGGTAAGAGCGAGTCTGAAGGGCTGTTCTCATGTCTAGGGATGAATTGTCAAGATCCTGGCTCTGGCAAGAAGTGCATGTGTCATATAGACAATTTGTCATCCTATAGACACACAggttttgctgtgtttaaaaGAGGGTTTAAGTTTTAGTTCAGCCgtagtggggtttttttgtgtggtgTGTTTGAGGTTTGGCTTAATTTGTTTGTGGTGGtgtgtgggtttggttttttatgtgTATGATGTGGTTGTGAGGAAATTGCTGAAATAGTTGTATTACATTAATAGCACTTTATGCTGTTTTTCAGTTCAAAATCACTAAGTCATAAACTATAAGTTGGTTTAAGCTGCTTTTTCCCAAGTGGTTAGGATGCAGCTGTGTATGCATCTTTGGATGCTCTTATCAGGCcttaaatgaggaaaaattccAATGATACTTGATATCTTTAGGAGCATGCAGtttgttttataaatacatACCTGGGTAAaacctgactttttttttttttttttttttttttttagcaaaaccCAGTAAAACTGGAAGCAAAGATGATGGGACAGGGTTTAAAGCAGCATTGCTTTCTGGTCCACCTGGAGTTGGTAAAACTACAACAGCTGCTTTGGTTTGTAAGGTGAGTTCATAGTAATGGTTGTTCCCAGCACTTTTTCATTACATATTAATTCTGGTTCTGGACACAGCTAGTGTGCAGGTGGGTATGCTCTGAATGACCAGGGTCTGCTTTCAGCCAGGTTGgacctgctcagagcaggggtACAGATGAAAATGTGGCTGATTTAGATACCTTTATCAGGTCTGAATTGAGAAGGTACCAATGGGTGTGTGCATTTCTTTCTGTTGCATTGAGAAGAAGCATATGACAGTATGTTGAACAATTGGAAATGGTTGTCCAAAATTGTGAGCATTCAGCACTAGTTCTGCAAGTTGGAGAATATTTGCACTTAATTTAGCAGGAGTCAAATTCTGGCAAGCTTTTTGAAAGCCTAAGATCATGGTTTTTATATGTCAGAGTTCTTTTCCAGATTCTTCTAAATTGAAATGCTACTTTTGGATGAGAGAAATTGGCAAGGCTATATGTCCGTTTCTAAATCTGAATTTAGTAATCTGTTGTATAGAgtaattctgaattattttcccCCCCATTCCACCACTGCATTGAGCTTTGTGCTCAAAGTTGATGCCACACCTAGCACTAGACCTTTAGAAAAGGTGAATTTGCTATCTTGggcacattttttttctcaaagcatggtcttttctgtttctggtttCCAACCTGGCTTGCTGTCAGCTGCCTCAGGACTCTGCAGTGCATTTCTCTGTGCTCCACAGGAAATGCCAGCAAAACAGATcaaggctgtgtgtgctcagtgcCAGCCTCTGGCAGGAGAGTTTGCTGATAAAGGAGCAGCTGGGTTAAGTTGTGTCAGGGACTGAAGGCAGTGTTAGTGTTGCTGGGGGAGTCATGTGTTTCCTATTGGTTAAATAGTTAAAAGCTtctctttcctgcagctttcagagCCTTGTGGTATGTTTCTTTGTTATGCAGCTGGAAATACCATGGAGCTTAGCCAGCCTTGGCTCACAGACAGCTCTGTTTCTATCCCTGCTGGCAGTTCTGTTAATCTTCCAAAATTTAATATGGCTCCAATGCTTTCCCATCCTCctcaattaaaacaaaacaaaaaccaatcaaacaaaaaaactccataaaccaaccaaacaaaaaacccaaaacaaacaaaaaaacctgaacaaaaaccaaattcaaagaacacaacaaaaaaatgcaccacaaagacaaaacaaaaagaatctCTTTTTGGACCCATCTGTTCCACAGGTGGATTCTTTTTCAagtgctggagaaaaggagtATAAGGGGAGAAACTAATTCAAACAGTATGATTTTTAACTGGTCTATGTTCTCACTTTTTATATGGTTTATGTGTTTGACCAGGAACTGGGGTACAGCTATGTGGAGCTGAATGCCAGTGACACACGCAGCAAGAACAGCCTAAAGGAAGTAGTTGCTGAATCACTGAACAACACCAGCATCAAGGACTTCTATTCTGGTGTGTCTGTTGTTTgaaggagattttatttttattaagagTCTGGTTAGAGGAAGGACAGAGCTTCCTTATTACACAGAAATGTTGGGAATTTACCTTGCTTGTCAGGTGGAGGGACCTGGCTCTAATAGGGATGGGTTCATGTAGTAAGCTGTTACAATTCTTCTTCAATTTAGAATTAAATCCTGCTATTCATAGAATGAGTTGTTAATCTGCACAAACTACTCAAGAACTCTGCAGTTGCTCCTCTGTTCCATGGGACTTGTTTCTAAGAAGATGACGTGAGGTTATAGTCTGATCTGTGAACATGGATTCATGTGATCAAGTGGCAGAACCACCACCTCAGTGGCCTAGGATGGGGTTATCTTACTTAGCATTGGGTAGAACTCTGAGCAAGACTCCTTTATTCCCATCTCATTTTCTTATCCATATTCATTTTCAGGTGCATCTTCATCAGTTAGCGGGAAACATGTATTGATCATGGATGAAGTGGATGGTATGGCAGGCAATGAAGACAGAGGAGGGATTCAGGTGAAGCCACTGTAGTTCCTAGCTAATGCCATTGCCAAGAGTGTGTGCCATATATAGCATAAAATAGTCAAGCCACTCTACTTTCCTCAACCCATGGTCCATAAAAAAAACTCTATGCAGAGTACAGTCTGTGTTTTAGAAGCCTGTCTTTGTGTAAGAATTGTCTATTGGTAGAGGTGGGGGGAAAGGATACTTGTGTAGAAGAAGCCTAGAGTGATGACCTTGAGTGTGTGCACTTTAGAACAGCTACATTTATCCTAGGATCTCTCTGAGGTGACATATCCCTGCAATGGGAGGTCCATAATCTGGCTGGGACTGTTGCTGTTTTGCATAGGCAGTAACACTGAGTAAATAAAGTGTAGCATaggcagcagcatcctttgttttctttagtaGCTCCAGTTTTAACTTCTGAGGATTTCTTGTAGTCATATGCAGTGCTTTGACAGTAAAGGGCATAAGGAATAAAACTGAGCTGAATTTCACCTTCATTACAGCTAGCAAAGTTTGTTCTGGCAAGCCTAAAAATGATGAAGCCTCTTGGAGCAGGGATCAGCTGATCTTTTtactttctgctttctctttctttgtggCAGGGCGCAGCTAGAAAGCTGTGTTCTCCTTCTGGGCATAAGCCAGGTCAAACTGGCTTGTGGAGAAGTGAGTCTAGTTCTGCAGGTGGACAGCTGTATTCTGGGCTATTGGTCTTCATTGCTTCTTGAAGACAGTTCCAAACATAATTGCTGTAGACAGTGGAAGTGGGTAGGCAGCAGATCTCTTGCAGGTGAATAGAGCAGCAAGTGAAAAATATAGGCAAAAGGCTAGGTTTGCACTGTGTAGAAATGTGGTTACAGCAGTAGGAGTGTTAGGGACTTGGTGCCTGTCAAGGATCTGATTTAAGGCAGGGACAATGCTGCTTGGTATGACATTCTGGTTGTTTTTATGCAGGTTATGTGATGTAATTGTGACACGTTTACATTGCAGGAGTTGATTGGCTTGATCCGACACACGAAGATACCCATCATTTGTATGTGCAATGATCGCAACCACCCCAAAATGCGCTCCTTGGTCCACTACTGCTTGGATCTTCGTTTTCAGAAACCTCGTCTGGAGCAGATCAAAGTAAGCAGGCTCTGGCTTTGTGGGCTGCCCTGAATTACCATCAGTAACTTCAGTTTTCATGTGGCAGAATTTATTCAGAATTGGATACGCCACTTAGTGGATCGTCTCAATGAGTAACTGCTTTTCAGAATGAATTGTAtgaatttttcttctcaaagcCTTTTGGGTTTTAGATGTCTGTCTTAAGAATATATCCAAAATGGGTTTTTATAAACAATCATGCTCTTTTTTTACACCGATGGTAAATGATGGTTTATGTATATGAGAGAAAATTTGAGCTGTGtgtactttaaaaatatgcagtGCTCTTTTATAGATGTTTCATTATGTTCTGCTGGGGGAAGAATTCATAGGAATTCTCTAGTGACAGTTTCTCAATTGTAATTACAGGGTGCCATGATGTCTATTGCATTTAAAGAAGGTTTAAAAATTCCCCCTCCTGCTATGCAAGAAATAATCCTGGCAGCAAATCAGGACATCAGACAGGTCAGTACCCACCCAGCATCAATGACCATGCACATAGCAGATTACAAACATTGACTTGAGTATTTGAACAGTGTTTTTGTATATAAAAATCAGGCAGTTATTTCTGGTGTCTTCAATTTAAATTCTATTATGCTACCAAATTGTAAATTTTGTTCTTTAGGTTTTACATAATCTTAATATGTGGTGTGCAAAAGACAAATCACTGACTTATGATGAAGCTAAAACAGATGCCAGCAGAGCCAAAAAGGACATCAAACTGGTAAGTGTCAAATACGATTGGCTTTTACTGTCATATTCTGATATAATCACTAGGCTTTATAAACATCTTTTGAACTGAAGCACTGAATAAAGCCTAGGTGCCAAGAGCTATGACATTTGCCACAAATAGTTGAAAAGTAGTATATCAAGGACTGAGTATATATTTTGATATACTTGTCTCTTATGTCAGATGCAATTACGAAGCTCATTCTTCGCATCCTTTGTTCTCTTTTTAGGAGATAATTCtcttaatataaaaaataaaatacagttctTAAAACTGGTGAAATTCTAGGGTGGAAATACTGGATATGGAGCTTGTACTGATGAGTCAAGACTCTCTCTCCTGGATACTAATTTTGTTGATACTGTGCTGTGTCTTACTTCTTGTGATGACCTTCTAGCTGCTGACTTCTTGAAATGTCATTTATTTAGGGCCCTTTCGACGTTGTCCGGAAGGTTTTCGCTACTGGAGAGGAGGCTGCTCGTATGTCTCTTATAGACAAATCAGATCTTTTCTTCCATGATTATTCACTAGCACCTCTCTTTGTCCAAGAGAACTATGTGCATGTgaaaccagctgctgctgggtgagtTACTCCAAACCCTAAATTGACATAGGCTTTTGTGTCAGGGAGTCAAAGTACATTAAAACCTATCTGGATACTTCTGCTTTGTAATAAAGTCCACTTCATTTCTTTCCAGAGGTAATTTAAAAAAGCACTTGGTGCTCTTGAGTAGAGCAGCTGATAGTATATGTGATGGTGATATAGTGGACAGGCAGATTCGTAGCAAGCAGAACTGGAATCTTCTTCCAACACAGGTAAGCACTTAACAC
This genomic window contains:
- the RFC1 gene encoding replication factor C subunit 1 isoform X3, with the protein product MMLDIRKFFGVVPPGKRQGCETVKKSEKIKNGEGPSSGKKREKETKVNNSPSEDDSKQKRTKKKRRIIYDSDSEEELQSVKKSKKSPEKKAATSKLGKVLKQDPVVYISETDEDDDFASERISLKPKENGTSAVGCPGANTVTKEAVKPQAKIKPLSPVKQTPTSALDFFGTRSVQRSEKKLVASKRKEPSQSRDNTIDDEAIARQLQLEEDSELERQLHEDEEFARTLAMLDETPQKKKARKYTEEQTALSLNSSPNTTAGYKHSERVKAADSTGAAKNYSAKPQEKCEQLKDSRVSPQSSDGKKEEIAEKERGAHNSLSRGKAASGKEEKTTPKKEKVSPKKTESISPEDSEKKRNNYQAYRSFLNREGPKALGSKEIPQGAENCLEGLTFVITGVLECIERDEAKSLIERYGGKVTGNVSRKTNYLVMGRDCGQSKCEKASTLGTKVIDEDGLFDLIRTMPGKKSKYELAAETEAKKAESNPKRTPQKAEAGKRNFSPYKREANNKKYKSTPEKGDTIRSVKKETTAVRKLTDFKRQTAEEREAPKPKGSSVSEVDEDGTEKLLWVDKYKPVSLKAIIGQQGEQSCANKLLRWLRNWHKNTLEDGQAKPSKTGSKDDGTGFKAALLSGPPGVGKTTTAALVCKELGYSYVELNASDTRSKNSLKEVVAESLNNTSIKDFYSGASSSVSGKHVLIMDEVDGMAGNEDRGGIQELIGLIRHTKIPIICMCNDRNHPKMRSLVHYCLDLRFQKPRLEQIKGAMMSIAFKEGLKIPPPAMQEIILAANQDIRQVLHNLNMWCAKDKSLTYDEAKTDASRAKKDIKLGPFDVVRKVFATGEEAARMSLIDKSDLFFHDYSLAPLFVQENYVHVKPAAAGGNLKKHLVLLSRAADSICDGDIVDRQIRSKQNWNLLPTQAIYASVLPGELMRGYMSQFPVFPSWLGKFSSTGKHDRVIQELAMHMSLRTQTCKRTVNLDYLSYLRDALVQPLKDFGADGVQQAVTFMDSYCLMKEDVENIMEISTWGGKPSPFSKLDPKVKAAFTRAYNKEAHLTPYSLSSVKASKRQSGSATTLDLSEDLIVEEIQSDEDEQDTLDSDAMIKQKKVKSSKLPKREKKEETTKKEGKRKEKTRHLE